One genomic region from Camelus bactrianus isolate YW-2024 breed Bactrian camel chromosome 3, ASM4877302v1, whole genome shotgun sequence encodes:
- the LOC123615444 gene encoding dolichyl-diphosphooligosaccharide--protein glycosyltransferase subunit 4-like has translation MITDVQLTIFANMLDMLLFLLVVLRHFMAINRSKTQE, from the coding sequence ATGATTACAGATGTGCAGCTTACCATCTTTGCCAATATGCTAGACATGTTGCTCTTCCTGCTCGTTGTTCTCCGTCACTTCATGGCCATCAACAGATCCAAGACACAGGAATAA